The Pseudomonas triclosanedens genome has a window encoding:
- a CDS encoding fimbrial biogenesis usher protein — protein sequence MNSHSRMPCAPLRPTSLALSIFAVIYCTSGHAESYFNPAFLSDDAGSVADLARYAQGNRQPAGVYQVDIWRNGELATTRDIRFDEADPSSASAPPAKSGGLVPCLDSALLKLLGLNFKAFPELAKYKDGQCIPLEQEILGASAELDFSKLRLDISLPQASMLGTARGYIPPEQWDEGISAALFNYNLSGSQGDRDSSQYLNLQSGLNLGPWRLRSNGSLSRNEYDGKSSGGWQNISTYAQRSVIPLKSELVVGDGNTNSDVFDSIGFRGARLWSNDQMYPDSMRGYAPTVRGIARSNAKVTVAQNGYVIYQTYVTPGEFNIEDMYATSSSGDLEVTVEETDGSKTKYSIPYSSVPLLQREGRLKYDLTVGNFRSGSSGQQAPTFVQGTLIAGMQGGYTLYGGTQMSTDYKALSFGAGKNLGDWGAISLDLTSAWSHLPDSTDKTGQSLRFLYAKTLNDYGTTFQLLGYRYSTEGFYTLSDTAWKSMSRYDYSESDPSELVSYHDLNHNKKGRFQGSISQTLNDYGALYASGSEQTYWGESQSDVWYQFGYTNHWRGISYSLAWSWSQSVGYNEADRAITFNVSIPFSAFGGSSSSSRSGLLDNAYATLSTVRNSNGNNAVQAGVAGTLLETRNLNYGISQGNSDYGGHSGSANLDWRGAYGNLGLAYSYDEQQSRYSWQAAGGAVVHENGVTFGQPLGDTNVLVKAPGASNVQVENQTGVKTDWRGYTVLPYATAFRANRVALDTNSMDDHTDIINNVSNVVPTQGALVRASFDAHVGVRAIVTLTRGNKALPFGSSVQEAGSGVSGIVGDEGQVYLAGLPLQGELQIRWGDGDSEQCVAKYSLPDDSLKEAVTIAAATCE from the coding sequence ATGAATAGCCACTCGAGAATGCCCTGCGCCCCGCTGCGCCCGACGTCTCTCGCCCTGTCGATATTCGCGGTCATCTACTGCACGAGTGGGCATGCAGAGAGTTACTTCAACCCGGCATTCCTTTCCGATGACGCAGGCAGCGTCGCCGACCTTGCTCGCTACGCCCAGGGCAACAGGCAGCCCGCGGGCGTCTATCAGGTCGACATCTGGCGCAACGGCGAACTGGCCACCACCCGTGACATTCGCTTCGACGAGGCCGATCCCTCCAGCGCCAGCGCCCCTCCGGCCAAATCCGGCGGGCTGGTGCCCTGCCTGGACAGCGCCCTGCTGAAACTGCTGGGCCTCAACTTCAAGGCGTTCCCCGAACTCGCCAAATACAAGGACGGGCAGTGCATCCCCCTGGAGCAGGAAATACTCGGCGCCTCGGCGGAACTGGACTTCTCCAAGCTGCGCCTGGACATCAGCCTGCCCCAGGCCTCCATGCTCGGCACCGCGCGCGGCTACATCCCACCGGAGCAATGGGACGAAGGCATTTCCGCCGCACTGTTCAACTACAACCTCAGCGGCAGCCAGGGCGACAGGGACAGCAGCCAATACCTAAACCTGCAAAGCGGCCTCAACCTCGGCCCGTGGCGCCTGCGCAGCAACGGCTCCCTGAGCCGGAACGAGTATGACGGCAAAAGCTCAGGGGGCTGGCAGAACATCAGCACCTATGCACAGCGCTCGGTCATCCCGCTCAAATCGGAACTGGTGGTGGGCGACGGCAACACCAATAGCGACGTGTTCGACAGCATCGGTTTCCGTGGCGCGCGGCTGTGGTCCAACGACCAGATGTACCCCGACAGCATGCGCGGCTACGCACCCACCGTGCGCGGCATCGCCCGCAGCAACGCCAAGGTCACCGTTGCCCAGAACGGCTACGTGATCTACCAGACCTACGTGACACCGGGCGAATTCAACATCGAGGACATGTACGCCACCTCCTCCAGCGGCGACCTCGAAGTCACGGTGGAAGAAACCGACGGCAGCAAGACCAAGTACTCCATCCCCTACTCCAGCGTGCCTTTGCTCCAGCGCGAAGGCCGCCTGAAATACGACCTCACCGTCGGCAATTTCCGCAGCGGCAGCAGCGGCCAGCAAGCGCCCACCTTCGTGCAGGGCACGCTGATCGCCGGCATGCAGGGCGGCTACACCCTGTACGGCGGCACGCAGATGTCCACCGACTACAAGGCCCTGAGCTTTGGCGCCGGCAAGAACCTGGGCGACTGGGGCGCCATTTCCCTGGACCTGACCAGCGCCTGGAGCCACCTGCCGGACTCCACCGACAAGACGGGCCAGTCGCTGCGCTTCCTCTACGCCAAGACGCTCAACGACTACGGCACCACCTTCCAGCTACTGGGCTACCGCTATTCCACCGAGGGCTTCTATACCCTGAGCGACACCGCCTGGAAGTCCATGTCCCGATACGACTACTCCGAATCGGACCCGTCGGAACTGGTGAGCTACCACGACCTGAACCACAACAAGAAGGGGCGTTTCCAGGGCAGCATTTCACAAACCCTGAACGACTACGGCGCGCTCTATGCCTCCGGCAGCGAGCAAACTTACTGGGGCGAGAGCCAGTCGGACGTCTGGTACCAGTTCGGCTATACCAACCACTGGCGTGGTATCAGCTATTCCCTCGCCTGGTCGTGGAGCCAGTCGGTGGGCTACAACGAAGCCGACCGCGCAATCACCTTCAACGTGTCCATTCCGTTCAGCGCCTTTGGCGGCTCCAGTAGCTCCAGCCGTAGCGGCCTGCTCGACAACGCCTACGCAACGCTCAGTACCGTACGCAACTCCAACGGCAACAACGCCGTGCAGGCCGGCGTGGCCGGCACGCTGCTGGAAACGCGCAACCTGAACTACGGCATCAGCCAGGGCAACAGCGACTACGGCGGCCACTCCGGCAGCGCCAACCTCGACTGGCGAGGCGCCTACGGCAATCTCGGCCTGGCGTACAGCTACGACGAGCAGCAAAGCCGCTACAGCTGGCAGGCCGCCGGCGGCGCAGTGGTACACGAGAATGGCGTGACCTTCGGCCAGCCGCTGGGCGATACCAACGTGCTGGTCAAGGCGCCGGGCGCCTCCAACGTACAGGTGGAAAACCAGACCGGCGTGAAGACCGACTGGCGGGGCTACACCGTGCTGCCCTACGCCACCGCGTTCCGCGCCAACCGCGTGGCGCTGGATACCAACTCCATGGACGACCACACCGACATCATCAACAACGTCAGCAACGTGGTCCCCACCCAGGGCGCGCTGGTGCGTGCCAGCTTCGACGCCCATGTGGGCGTGCGGGCCATCGTCACCCTGACGCGGGGCAACAAGGCACTGCCGTTCGGCTCCTCCGTGCAGGAAGCCGGCAGCGGCGTCAGCGGCATCGTCGGCGACGAAGGCCAGGTCTACCTCGCCGGCCTGCCCCTGCAAGGAGAACTGCAGATCCGCTGGGGGGACGGAGACTCCGAACAGTGTGTCGCCAAATACTCCCTGCCCGATGACAG
- a CDS encoding fimbria/pilus periplasmic chaperone: MKSKSSFCAALLAAALAISPLACIAGGVSLGATRVIYPAGNKQVSLNIANSGDKERYLVNSWISNGATDEKEKNFIVTPPLFVSEPKSENNLRLMYIGAPLPTDRESLFWVNVKAIPSVDKDKIQGKNVLQLAILSRIKLFVRPKTLSMQPEEAPSQLKFSLAGKMLTIENPTPYYITLVKMKLGDKALDSTMVAPMSKASVAADAQGSLTFQTVNDYGSLTPAQTQNLR, from the coding sequence ATGAAATCCAAATCATCTTTCTGCGCCGCCCTGCTGGCCGCCGCGCTGGCCATTTCTCCCCTGGCATGTATTGCAGGCGGAGTATCCCTGGGAGCTACGCGAGTCATTTACCCCGCGGGCAATAAACAAGTCTCGCTGAATATCGCCAACAGCGGCGACAAGGAACGCTACCTGGTCAATTCATGGATCAGCAACGGCGCCACGGATGAAAAGGAAAAGAACTTCATTGTAACTCCGCCCCTGTTCGTCAGCGAACCCAAGAGCGAAAACAACTTGCGCCTGATGTATATCGGCGCGCCACTCCCTACCGACCGGGAATCCCTGTTCTGGGTCAACGTAAAAGCCATTCCCTCGGTAGACAAGGACAAAATCCAGGGCAAGAACGTTCTGCAACTCGCGATCCTCTCGCGCATCAAGCTGTTCGTTCGCCCCAAGACCCTCTCGATGCAGCCGGAAGAAGCGCCTTCGCAGCTCAAGTTTTCCCTGGCCGGCAAGATGCTGACCATCGAAAACCCCACGCCGTACTACATCACCCTGGTCAAGATGAAGCTTGGCGACAAAGCCCTTGACAGCACGATGGTCGCTCCGATGAGCAAAGCCTCGGTAGCCGCGGACGCACAGGGCAGCCTGACCTTCCAGACCGTGAATGACTACGGCTCGCTGACCCCCGCCCAAACCCAGAACCTGCGCTAA
- a CDS encoding AraC family transcriptional regulator — protein sequence MPPTGQDELTLPGFTALPRPFWLRAFEMPAGHHVSAHAHPWGQLMYAAAGVLEACTEQRACVIPPRCAVWLPVGVAHSAHARTGVTFRSLYLEPGIATQLGECRVLAISPLLDGLIRRAAEFPRDYPDHGPEDRLLYVLLDELLRAPESGLSLPLPRDPRLRRITDELQRQPGQRLGIDDWADRVGASRRTLARLFREETGLSFREWREQARLLAALPRLEQGDSVTRVAGELGYDSTSAFIELFQRRLGMTPGAMARRLRGSTAD from the coding sequence ATGCCGCCAACGGGACAGGATGAACTCACGCTACCCGGCTTCACCGCCCTGCCCCGGCCGTTCTGGCTGCGTGCCTTCGAAATGCCCGCCGGGCACCATGTCTCGGCCCATGCCCACCCCTGGGGCCAACTGATGTACGCCGCCGCCGGCGTGCTGGAGGCCTGCACCGAACAGCGCGCCTGCGTGATACCGCCGCGCTGTGCGGTATGGCTGCCCGTTGGCGTGGCGCATAGCGCACACGCCAGGACCGGCGTGACATTCCGCAGCCTCTACCTGGAGCCTGGCATCGCCACGCAGCTCGGCGAGTGCCGCGTACTGGCCATCTCGCCGCTACTCGACGGGCTGATCCGACGCGCCGCCGAATTCCCCCGCGACTACCCAGACCACGGCCCGGAAGACCGCCTCCTGTACGTGCTGCTGGACGAACTGCTGCGCGCGCCGGAATCCGGGTTGTCCCTGCCGCTGCCACGCGACCCGCGGCTGCGACGCATCACCGACGAGCTGCAGCGCCAGCCCGGCCAGCGGCTCGGCATCGACGACTGGGCCGACCGCGTGGGTGCGTCACGGCGCACTCTCGCCCGACTGTTCCGTGAGGAAACCGGCCTGTCGTTCCGCGAATGGCGCGAACAGGCGCGCCTGCTCGCCGCCCTGCCGCGCCTGGAGCAAGGTGACTCCGTTACCCGTGTCGCCGGCGAACTGGGCTACGACTCCACTTCGGCATTCATCGAACTGTTCCAGCGGCGTCTGGGCATGACGCCGGGCGCAATGGCCAGGCGCCTGCGCGGCTCGACGGCAGATTGA
- the ampC gene encoding class C beta-lactamase, whose amino-acid sequence MRLTGLLAISLSLTFAGIPQANAAGPDFDARVRKAAEAVMREHGIAGLAIGVTDHGEQRFYNFGVASKATRLPVTSDTLFEIGSVSKTFTATLAAFAQAAGKLSLSESPARYMPELRGSALDKVTLINLATHTAGGFPLQLPDTLETPAQLTGYYKAWQPQYPAGSQRSYANPSVGLLGIATARALGIPFKTAMQRNVFAPMGLSNTHIDVPVTRQGYYAQGYDKDDAPVRVNPGVVADEAYGVKTSSRDLLRFVQAQLGQVRLGAKLQAALDATRTGYYKVGPMTQDLIWEQYAYPPRLQDLQEYNGGRMIQQSQAVTAIVPPLPPQQNVWLNKTGATAGFGAYVAFVPSQQRGIVLLANRNYPNEARVKLAYDILSRLD is encoded by the coding sequence ATGCGCCTGACCGGCCTGCTCGCCATAAGCCTTTCGCTCACCTTCGCCGGCATTCCCCAGGCCAACGCCGCCGGGCCCGACTTCGACGCCCGCGTGCGCAAGGCTGCCGAAGCAGTGATGCGCGAGCACGGCATCGCCGGCCTGGCGATTGGTGTCACCGACCACGGCGAGCAGCGCTTCTACAATTTCGGCGTAGCCTCGAAGGCCACCAGGCTGCCGGTCACCAGCGACACGCTGTTCGAGATCGGTTCGGTCAGCAAGACCTTCACCGCCACCCTCGCCGCCTTCGCCCAGGCAGCGGGCAAACTCTCCCTGAGCGAGAGTCCCGCCCGCTACATGCCGGAACTGCGCGGCAGCGCGCTGGACAAAGTCACCCTGATCAACCTCGCCACCCACACCGCCGGCGGCTTCCCGCTGCAGCTTCCCGACACCCTGGAAACCCCCGCGCAGCTCACCGGCTACTACAAGGCCTGGCAGCCGCAATACCCCGCCGGCAGCCAGCGCAGCTACGCCAACCCCAGCGTCGGCCTGCTCGGCATCGCCACCGCGCGGGCGCTCGGCATACCGTTCAAGACCGCCATGCAGCGCAACGTGTTCGCACCGATGGGCCTGAGCAACACCCATATCGACGTGCCGGTCACCCGCCAGGGCTACTACGCCCAGGGCTACGACAAGGACGACGCCCCCGTGCGGGTGAACCCCGGCGTCGTGGCCGACGAAGCCTACGGCGTGAAGACCAGTAGCCGCGACCTGCTGCGCTTCGTCCAGGCGCAGCTCGGCCAGGTCAGGCTCGGCGCCAAGCTGCAGGCAGCGCTCGATGCCACCCGCACCGGCTACTACAAGGTCGGCCCGATGACCCAGGACCTCATCTGGGAGCAATACGCCTACCCGCCGCGTCTGCAAGACCTGCAGGAATACAACGGCGGCCGGATGATCCAGCAGAGCCAGGCGGTTACCGCCATCGTCCCGCCGCTGCCGCCGCAGCAGAACGTCTGGCTGAACAAGACCGGCGCCACCGCCGGCTTCGGCGCCTACGTCGCCTTCGTGCCCAGCCAGCAGCGCGGCATCGTGCTGCTCGCCAACCGCAACTACCCCAACGAAGCGCGGGTCAAGCTCGCCTACGACATCCTCTCCCGCCTCGACTGA
- a CDS encoding RNA methyltransferase produces the protein MLFADLDQRLSDLGALPMHRARMLRAWLQGRALDAGTRRMASEDFLPLAVRNGVAELAAELEALAEVHSRHPGADGSERLLVRLGDGQMVESVLLPRGGVCVSSQVGCAVGCRFCMTGKSGLLRQLSTLEIVAQTVLARRLRPVKRVVFMGMGEPAHNLDNVLEAIERLGTEGGIGHKNLVFSTVGDPRVFERLPLQAVRPALALSLHTTNVELREQLLPRAPKITPDELVELGETYARQVGYPIQYQWTLLKGVNDGQDELDGILRLLKGKFGVLNLIPFNSLEGDQYQRPDGERIAEIVRYLHSRGVLTKVRNSAGQDVDGGCGQLRARATGLIASSRRSRD, from the coding sequence ATGCTATTTGCCGACCTCGATCAACGCCTGTCCGACCTGGGCGCGCTGCCCATGCACCGCGCCCGGATGCTGCGCGCCTGGCTCCAGGGCCGGGCGCTGGACGCGGGCACCCGGCGCATGGCCAGTGAGGACTTTCTGCCGCTTGCGGTGCGCAATGGCGTGGCCGAACTGGCCGCCGAGCTGGAGGCGCTGGCCGAGGTGCATTCCCGTCACCCCGGCGCGGATGGTTCGGAGCGCCTGCTGGTGCGCCTGGGCGATGGCCAGATGGTGGAGAGTGTGCTGCTGCCGCGCGGGGGCGTTTGCGTTTCCAGCCAGGTTGGTTGCGCGGTGGGATGTCGCTTCTGCATGACCGGCAAGAGCGGCCTGCTGCGTCAGTTGAGCACTCTGGAGATTGTCGCGCAGACGGTGCTGGCGCGCCGGCTGCGGCCAGTGAAGCGGGTGGTGTTCATGGGCATGGGCGAGCCGGCGCATAACCTCGACAATGTGCTCGAAGCCATCGAACGCCTCGGCACCGAGGGCGGTATCGGCCACAAGAATCTGGTGTTCTCCACGGTTGGCGACCCGCGCGTGTTCGAGCGCCTGCCTCTGCAGGCGGTCAGGCCGGCGCTGGCGCTGTCGCTGCACACCACCAATGTCGAGTTGCGTGAGCAACTGCTGCCGCGCGCACCGAAGATCACCCCGGATGAGCTGGTGGAACTGGGCGAAACCTATGCCCGGCAGGTGGGCTATCCGATCCAGTACCAGTGGACGCTGCTCAAGGGCGTGAACGATGGCCAGGACGAGCTGGATGGCATCCTGCGGCTGCTCAAGGGCAAGTTCGGTGTGCTTAACCTGATTCCGTTCAACAGCCTGGAAGGCGACCAGTACCAGCGCCCGGATGGCGAGCGCATCGCGGAGATCGTCCGCTATCTGCACAGCCGGGGCGTGCTGACCAAGGTGCGCAACAGCGCCGGGCAGGATGTCGATGGCGGTTGCGGCCAGTTGCGTGCCCGTGCCACCGGGTTGATCGCCAGCAGCCGCCGCTCGCGCGACTGA
- the fimA gene encoding type 1 fimbrial major subunit FimA: MMKKALLAAAVASLMAGAMTAQAATTVDGGTVHFTGQLINAACVVDVNSQDQTVDLGQYRTATFNAVGARSASVPFTIQLKDCDTTVSSSAAVAFTGQQDAANDTLLAVNSAVTNGTTATGVGIEILDTDSKVLTPDGTAFSTPQTLIDGFNTLHFSAAYVATAASATAGRADADATFVVQYP, from the coding sequence ATGATGAAAAAAGCACTCCTGGCTGCCGCAGTAGCCTCCCTGATGGCTGGCGCTATGACTGCTCAAGCCGCTACCACCGTAGATGGCGGCACTGTTCACTTCACCGGCCAGCTGATCAACGCTGCCTGCGTCGTGGACGTAAACTCCCAGGACCAGACCGTTGACCTCGGCCAGTACCGCACCGCCACCTTCAATGCTGTAGGTGCCCGCTCCGCCAGCGTTCCGTTCACCATCCAGCTGAAAGACTGCGACACCACCGTTTCGTCCTCCGCTGCCGTAGCCTTCACCGGCCAACAGGACGCAGCCAACGACACGCTGCTGGCCGTTAATTCCGCCGTCACCAACGGTACCACCGCCACTGGCGTAGGCATCGAGATCCTCGACACCGACAGCAAAGTCCTGACTCCGGACGGTACCGCCTTCTCCACTCCTCAAACCCTGATCGACGGCTTCAACACCCTGCACTTCAGCGCTGCCTACGTTGCAACCGCAGCTTCGGCTACCGCTGGTCGTGCTGATGCCGACGCCACCTTCGTGGTGCAGTACCCGTAA